From Sporosarcina sp. 6E9, a single genomic window includes:
- a CDS encoding Stp1/IreP family PP2C-type Ser/Thr phosphatase: MVRFEVLSDIGKKRTVNEDGAAVFTLPEGIALAVIADGMGGHRGGDFASSTAITVIGEEFMKLKDREINQEMDWTVWLKEAIFQVNRFLFNYAKDNEEYKGMGTTLEAAIIKDHSCHIYHVGDSRVYMIDPEGIRQITVDHSYVNVLLESGEITKEEAAKHPQRNWIMKALGSERTIEPDFHTVELGKESYLLLCTDGLSNKVDIESMQSIILSERSLREKTEVLVNLANKLGGEDNISVILLKPSDEGVLDL, translated from the coding sequence ATGGTGCGATTTGAAGTTCTTTCAGATATTGGGAAAAAAAGAACAGTGAATGAAGACGGCGCGGCAGTCTTTACACTTCCCGAAGGAATAGCACTTGCGGTCATTGCAGACGGTATGGGGGGGCATCGCGGTGGAGATTTTGCAAGTTCCACGGCGATAACAGTAATTGGCGAGGAATTTATGAAGTTAAAAGACCGGGAAATCAATCAGGAAATGGATTGGACTGTTTGGCTAAAAGAAGCCATATTCCAAGTCAATCGATTTTTATTTAATTATGCAAAAGACAATGAAGAATACAAGGGCATGGGAACGACGCTGGAAGCAGCGATTATTAAAGATCATTCCTGCCATATTTACCATGTCGGTGACAGTAGAGTTTATATGATTGACCCTGAGGGAATACGTCAAATTACAGTGGATCATTCCTATGTAAATGTTCTTCTTGAAAGTGGAGAGATTACGAAGGAGGAAGCTGCGAAACATCCGCAACGTAACTGGATTATGAAGGCCCTTGGATCTGAAAGAACAATTGAACCTGATTTTCACACAGTAGAACTCGGAAAGGAGAGCTACCTTCTCCTTTGTACGGACGGTTTAAGTAATAAAGTGGATATAGAATCAATGCAAAGTATTATCTTATCAGAACGCTCACTTCGTGAAAAAACGGAAGTGCTCGTAAACTTGGCAAATAAATTGGGCGGCGAAGATAACATTTCAGTTATATTGCTAAAGCCTTCGGATGAGGGGGTGTTGGACCTGTGA
- the pknB gene encoding Stk1 family PASTA domain-containing Ser/Thr kinase has protein sequence MIGKRIGGRYEILKFIGGGGMSRVYLAHDIILDRDVAIKVLNYDFSNEEELKRRFMREALSATSLTHPHIVDIYDVGEDGDIHYLVMEFIEGQTLKEYINSHGPLSPEQALPIMRQLVSAISNAHYNGIVHRDIKPQNILMDQDGNVKITDFGIAMALSATAYTKTNSVLGTVHYLSPEQARGGMATKKSDIYSLGIVFYELLTGKLPFSGESAVSIALKHLQEETPSIRKLFPTVPQSVENVILKATAKDAVSRYRSADEMQDDLATVLSPERANEDKFVSSFDDDATRAIPVITTTSKFDNVQHTIETQPVNPEVEEDAEPVKKKRKKWPIVVGILAGLAVIALLIVFLPGLLGLNKIEVPDVSDYDEREAVDRLEEKGIIVAEERTEQTSDEFEAGKVIRTVPEAGKERRRGTEITLYISMGKEATELDDYTGQDIEQVSKIVENMFKSVKVEEVFDDEITKGTIIKQSPEGGKEYVLSETDLVFTVSKGKEMITLENLVGYDEQKIAEYAKSSGLNINVTKQHHATVGSGRIISQDPAADTMIEKGGRVEVVQSLGPEQKPIKQLIQTVTIEYVPEEPVDGEEEDPEAEQKPNRIRIYIQDRKNSMSDVFSDFTIVEDTPRRITIELAEGQSGAYRIIRGEDTLVAEETFDYDDVD, from the coding sequence GTGATCGGCAAAAGAATTGGTGGACGTTATGAAATTTTGAAGTTTATCGGCGGGGGCGGTATGTCACGCGTCTATCTAGCGCACGATATCATTCTGGATCGGGATGTTGCGATAAAAGTTCTAAATTATGACTTTTCAAATGAAGAAGAACTTAAACGGCGTTTTATGAGAGAAGCTCTTTCAGCTACAAGCTTGACGCATCCGCATATTGTCGATATCTATGATGTGGGAGAAGACGGTGATATCCACTATTTGGTCATGGAGTTTATTGAAGGTCAAACATTGAAGGAATATATTAATTCCCATGGACCATTATCACCTGAACAGGCTTTGCCAATTATGCGCCAGCTAGTTTCAGCCATATCAAACGCGCATTATAACGGCATTGTTCATCGAGATATAAAACCGCAAAATATTTTGATGGATCAAGATGGAAATGTAAAAATCACTGATTTTGGTATCGCAATGGCATTAAGCGCAACCGCTTATACAAAAACAAATTCAGTTTTGGGTACCGTTCATTACTTATCCCCGGAACAAGCGCGCGGCGGCATGGCGACCAAAAAATCAGATATCTATTCTTTAGGAATTGTGTTTTATGAATTATTAACAGGAAAACTACCATTTTCGGGTGAATCCGCTGTTTCAATCGCTTTAAAACATTTACAAGAAGAAACCCCTTCTATTAGGAAGCTATTTCCAACAGTTCCACAAAGCGTTGAAAATGTAATTTTAAAAGCGACAGCTAAAGACGCTGTAAGTAGATATAGATCTGCGGATGAAATGCAGGATGATCTCGCAACTGTGCTATCACCTGAACGTGCAAATGAAGATAAGTTTGTCAGCTCGTTTGATGATGATGCGACACGTGCAATACCCGTCATTACAACAACTTCTAAGTTTGATAATGTACAGCACACAATAGAAACTCAGCCTGTCAATCCTGAAGTTGAAGAGGATGCCGAACCAGTCAAAAAGAAGCGGAAGAAATGGCCGATTGTCGTTGGAATCCTTGCAGGTCTTGCTGTAATCGCTCTGTTAATCGTATTTTTACCTGGTTTATTAGGACTTAATAAAATTGAGGTTCCTGATGTCAGTGATTATGACGAAAGAGAAGCAGTTGATCGTCTAGAGGAAAAAGGTATTATTGTCGCGGAAGAAAGAACTGAACAAACATCCGATGAATTTGAAGCGGGAAAAGTCATTCGAACTGTTCCAGAAGCTGGAAAGGAACGAAGACGGGGAACTGAAATTACGCTTTATATTAGTATGGGAAAAGAAGCGACGGAATTAGACGATTATACCGGCCAAGATATTGAACAAGTCTCCAAAATAGTAGAAAACATGTTTAAATCCGTTAAAGTAGAAGAAGTTTTTGACGATGAAATAACAAAAGGAACCATTATTAAACAATCTCCTGAAGGCGGTAAAGAATACGTTTTAAGTGAAACTGATTTAGTCTTTACGGTAAGTAAAGGGAAAGAAATGATAACACTTGAAAATCTTGTTGGTTATGATGAACAGAAGATAGCAGAATACGCCAAGTCCTCTGGTTTAAACATAAACGTAACTAAGCAACACCACGCAACAGTTGGATCTGGAAGAATTATTTCTCAAGACCCAGCTGCTGATACAATGATAGAAAAAGGTGGAAGGGTTGAAGTTGTTCAATCTTTGGGTCCTGAGCAAAAGCCGATTAAACAATTAATCCAAACTGTAACTATTGAATATGTTCCTGAAGAGCCTGTAGACGGCGAGGAAGAGGATCCAGAAGCAGAACAAAAACCGAATCGAATTCGAATTTATATTCAAGACCGTAAAAATTCCATGTCGGATGTTTTCAGCGACTTCACAATCGTAGAGGATACGCCAAGACGTATTACCATTGAGTTAGCAGAAGGCCAGAGTGGCGCGTATCGTATAATTCGTGGTGAAGACACGCTTGTTGCAGAGGAGACATTCGATTATGACGACGTTGATTGA